The window TCGCACTCGAAGCCCAACACGGCCCCGTCAATCAGAACCGCACCTGAATCGCTCACGCTGGTGTCCAAGCCAGCAAAACGGTCACGGGTCTTGGAGGCCAGCTGGAGTGCTGCCGCTTCCTGTCCCTCGGCCAGCACCGAAACGCCCAACCGCTGGGCTTGGCGGAGCTTCGGCCAGGTGGTGGAGGAGTTCTGCACCGCGAACATCACCAACGGCGGCTCCAGTGATACGCCCACCGTGAAGGAAGATGCCACCAACGCTTCCGGCGTGAAATCCACCATTGCGCTGAAGGCAGCAACTCCGGACGGGAACTGCGCAAATGCTGCCTTGATGGCCGCCGTTTCTTCCACTGTGGTCTGTGTCATTCCGCTGTCCCCTTCGTGCGTTGCTTGAGTTCCCTTCCCATAATTCACCTGCTTCCGGGAACGGCAATATTTGTTGATCCGCAAGACATTTGTGTTGCTGCGTGTCAAGAAATATCGCGAAGTAAGGCCTGTTCCATTACCTCGCAAGACGAAAAACGAAGAAGTTCTACCGCTTGCGTTTATGGCTCCGGCGGGCGTGTGTAGCCTCGATTGAACATCCCGTCCATGACCAGACACAGGCTTGGGCACCAGCACCGTCCCACCAGACACCAGCACCGTCCCACCACAGGAAGCCGACATGAGCCTCAACGAGCTACGAACGCTTGGACGCACTGGCGCCCTGATCAGCCCCCTCACGCTGGGCACCCTGAATTTCGGCACCGGCGCCGCACCTACGGGTCCAGCCGAGAGCATCCGCATCATCAAGGCCGCCCTCGACGCGGGCATCACCAGTGTTGACACCGCAGACATCTACTCGCAGGGCGAAGCCGAGACCGTGGTTGGCCAGGCCATCCACAGCCGGCGCGACGACGTTTTCCTGGCCACCAAGTTCCACGGCCAGATGGGTTCCAACCCGGCTCACGCCGGCAACTCACGCCGGTGGATCGTCCGGGCTGTTGAGGACAGCTTGCGGCGGCTGAACACGGACAGGATCGACCTCTACCAAGCGCACCGTCCGGACTACAACACCGATCTCCTTGAGACCATCACCGCGCTCAACGACCTCATCCGCCAGGGCAAGATTCTCTACTATGGCACGTCCGTGTTCAGCCCGGCCCAGCTTGTTGAAGCCCAGTGGATCGCCAACACCAACCACCTGACCCCGCCCGTGGTGGACCAGGTTCCCTATTCGCTGTTGGTGCGTGCCAACGAACGCGACGTTTTCCCCATTACCCAGCAATACGGCGTCGGGGTTTTGAGTTACGGACCGCTCGACGGCGGATGGCTGGCCGGCGGTTATCGCGTCGGCGGGGGCCAACCGGAGAGTTCGCGATCGGCAGCGGTTCCGGGCCGGTTCGATGTGAACGCACCCTTTAACCAAGGCAAGCTGCACGCAGTGGATGCCCTCGCTCAGCTTGCAGCACGCCATGGCTTGACCCTGATACAGCTAGCCGTCGCCTTCGCCCTGAACCACCCGGCGGTGACCAGCGTGGTCATCGGACCCCGGACCGAGGACCACCTCACTGATTACCTGAAGGCCACCGATGTGGTGCTGACCGAGGCGGTCCTCGACGAAATCGACGACATCGTGGCCCCGGCAGTGAACTTCCTGGAGCGCGACGCCGGCACAGTTGCACCCCACCTTGAATACCCGGAATTACGACGCCG is drawn from Arthrobacter sp. 31Y and contains these coding sequences:
- a CDS encoding flavin reductase family protein, encoding MTQTTVEETAAIKAAFAQFPSGVAAFSAMVDFTPEALVASSFTVGVSLEPPLVMFAVQNSSTTWPKLRQAQRLGVSVLAEGQEAAALQLASKTRDRFAGLDTSVSDSGAVLIDGAVLGFECEVVSETPAGDHAIVVLEVKATTINHESKPLIYHGAAFRQLAA
- a CDS encoding aldo/keto reductase, with amino-acid sequence MSLNELRTLGRTGALISPLTLGTLNFGTGAAPTGPAESIRIIKAALDAGITSVDTADIYSQGEAETVVGQAIHSRRDDVFLATKFHGQMGSNPAHAGNSRRWIVRAVEDSLRRLNTDRIDLYQAHRPDYNTDLLETITALNDLIRQGKILYYGTSVFSPAQLVEAQWIANTNHLTPPVVDQVPYSLLVRANERDVFPITQQYGVGVLSYGPLDGGWLAGGYRVGGGQPESSRSAAVPGRFDVNAPFNQGKLHAVDALAQLAARHGLTLIQLAVAFALNHPAVTSVVIGPRTEDHLTDYLKATDVVLTEAVLDEIDDIVAPAVNFLERDAGTVAPHLEYPELRRR